The proteins below are encoded in one region of Bacteroidia bacterium:
- a CDS encoding gliding motility-associated C-terminal domain-containing protein, which translates to MLRPLIVLSVVLLYSSLGVAQTCVTVNAGPDVTICAPNCTTLTATPVPSNQTTSYTQAIIPYAPDPFNVGTAVALTDDSQTGLIPLPFPFCYYGTVYNTFVIGSNGWVGFSATTSTWVITNPIPDASGSSPRNCIMGPWQDINPGVGGQVRYQVYGATPCRRLVVSWYQVPMYSCGTPATQQIVLYETTNIIDNFLNVKPLCAGWNGGKAIQGLHNAAGTLATVVPGRNSPTQWTANNEGRRYTPAGAATYTVSWYNGPTLIGTGLTINVCPTVTTTYTAVVTHTNCNNSTVTVTDQVTVNVNTLAVNVNPASTTICSGQQVQLNASAVGAISYSWSPATFLNNPNIANPIATPTVTTTYTVTVSDGVCSGTATVTINITSLQNANAGPDDTICYNGSTILNASGGVQYLWTPTTGLSNPNIANPTANPTVTTTYTVTVTDANGCTGTDQVTVFVGNQLTLTTAGFPTLCNGNCTGQATTIVAGGNGPFSYTWSNAATGANITGLCQGTYTVTVTDAWGCTATDTAIVSSPSAINLVISSTPSNCGQPDGSMNVIASGGVGPYSYAWTPGGYTTSTVNNINSGTYCVIVTDANGCTDSACVNVANNAGVQVSISNFNVVTCFGYCDGAATCAVVGGTGPFNYMWSPSGGTLASASGLCAGTYTVLVTDANGCTDTAIVTITQPPQLTIANIPSVTICAGACTTLTATVAGGTGVPVIDWQPVNQQGTSVNVCPTATTTYTVLVTDANNCTVTTTVTVTVRPPLSVNASSVAASVCPGACTTLNALGMGGNGGPYTYTWMPGNMNGNSVQACPTITTTYTVTVTDNCTTPSATGTVTITVNTPPTVNMSTPDPSGCESPAFCTSFSSTSTGTSFNWSFQGGTPSTATGQNPGPICFNSAGTYDVTLTVTDANGCTASATTNGMVTVFSNPVANFSWSPTNATVLNSQVFFTDLSINANTWFWTLNPFDQVNGTSTSQNPSYTYTDSGFYQVTLVVTSPEGCLDSITQVVEIKPDFTFYAPNAFTPNNDGYNDVWLPEGVHWDNTSYELYIYDRWGNLIFNTTNPTLGWNGRVDNTGSSIVQEDVYVWKVVLKDNFKLLHQYVGHVSVIR; encoded by the coding sequence ATGTTAAGGCCCCTGATTGTTCTTTCTGTTGTGCTACTTTATTCCTCTTTGGGTGTAGCACAAACATGTGTTACCGTGAATGCAGGACCGGATGTAACGATTTGTGCTCCAAACTGCACTACGTTAACCGCAACTCCGGTTCCCAGTAATCAAACCACCAGCTATACGCAGGCAATCATACCCTACGCCCCGGACCCCTTCAACGTGGGTACCGCAGTGGCCCTTACGGATGATTCCCAGACCGGTTTAATACCCTTGCCCTTTCCTTTCTGTTATTACGGTACGGTTTACAACACTTTTGTTATTGGCTCCAATGGGTGGGTAGGATTCAGTGCCACCACCTCCACCTGGGTGATCACGAATCCAATTCCTGATGCTTCAGGTTCATCGCCGAGAAATTGTATCATGGGGCCCTGGCAGGATATAAATCCGGGTGTTGGAGGACAGGTTCGCTACCAGGTTTATGGGGCCACACCTTGCCGCCGTTTGGTGGTATCCTGGTACCAGGTTCCAATGTATTCCTGCGGAACACCGGCTACGCAGCAGATTGTACTCTATGAAACAACCAACATCATTGATAATTTTTTAAACGTAAAACCACTTTGTGCCGGATGGAATGGTGGAAAAGCCATACAGGGATTACATAACGCTGCCGGAACGCTGGCAACTGTTGTTCCCGGAAGAAACAGCCCGACCCAGTGGACTGCCAACAACGAAGGAAGGCGATACACCCCTGCCGGAGCTGCCACTTATACCGTATCCTGGTATAATGGCCCCACCCTGATCGGTACAGGACTAACCATTAACGTTTGCCCGACGGTAACTACTACCTATACTGCAGTGGTTACCCATACTAACTGTAATAATTCCACAGTAACCGTGACCGACCAGGTTACCGTTAATGTGAACACTCTGGCGGTGAACGTGAACCCGGCATCTACCACCATCTGCTCCGGGCAGCAGGTGCAGCTGAACGCCTCAGCCGTAGGAGCGATTTCATACAGCTGGTCGCCTGCAACTTTCTTAAATAACCCCAACATTGCCAATCCCATTGCTACGCCCACCGTCACCACTACCTATACAGTGACAGTATCCGACGGAGTATGTTCAGGTACGGCAACAGTAACAATAAATATTACTTCCCTGCAGAATGCGAATGCGGGACCTGATGATACCATTTGTTATAACGGCAGCACCATTCTCAATGCTTCAGGCGGTGTGCAGTATCTATGGACTCCCACCACCGGATTGAGCAACCCTAATATTGCCAACCCAACTGCAAATCCAACTGTAACCACTACTTATACGGTTACTGTGACAGATGCCAACGGATGTACGGGCACTGACCAGGTAACTGTTTTTGTCGGAAACCAATTAACGCTCACCACTGCCGGCTTCCCAACTTTGTGTAATGGTAACTGCACCGGCCAGGCCACAACCATCGTTGCAGGCGGTAATGGTCCTTTTAGTTACACCTGGTCCAATGCGGCCACCGGTGCAAACATAACCGGCCTCTGCCAGGGTACATATACTGTTACCGTAACCGATGCCTGGGGATGCACCGCCACCGACACCGCAATCGTCTCCTCTCCCTCTGCGATCAACCTGGTCATCAGTTCCACTCCTTCGAACTGCGGTCAGCCCGACGGAAGCATGAATGTTATCGCCAGTGGCGGAGTAGGACCATACTCTTATGCATGGACCCCCGGCGGTTATACCACCTCCACTGTAAATAACATTAATTCCGGAACCTATTGCGTGATCGTTACGGATGCAAATGGCTGCACTGATTCTGCCTGTGTAAACGTTGCGAACAACGCCGGCGTTCAGGTTTCGATTTCTAACTTCAACGTGGTCACCTGCTTTGGTTATTGTGACGGAGCGGCTACATGTGCCGTTGTGGGCGGAACAGGTCCTTTCAATTACATGTGGTCTCCTTCTGGCGGAACTCTGGCCAGTGCTTCCGGACTTTGCGCAGGTACTTATACCGTTTTGGTTACCGATGCGAACGGTTGTACAGATACCGCTATTGTTACAATTACTCAGCCTCCGCAGCTGACGATTGCAAACATTCCCTCTGTCACCATTTGCGCAGGAGCCTGTACCACGCTTACCGCAACTGTTGCAGGAGGTACCGGAGTTCCTGTCATTGACTGGCAGCCGGTGAACCAGCAGGGAACATCTGTAAATGTTTGTCCTACCGCAACCACAACCTACACCGTTCTTGTTACCGACGCGAATAATTGTACCGTAACAACTACGGTTACAGTAACGGTCCGACCGCCACTCTCAGTAAACGCCAGTTCGGTAGCGGCAAGTGTCTGTCCGGGTGCCTGTACCACCCTTAACGCACTTGGAATGGGCGGAAACGGTGGACCATACACTTACACCTGGATGCCCGGAAATATGAACGGGAATTCTGTTCAGGCATGTCCTACCATCACCACTACCTACACCGTGACTGTTACAGACAATTGCACAACACCATCCGCAACCGGCACGGTAACTATTACGGTAAATACACCACCGACTGTAAATATGAGTACCCCTGATCCTTCCGGATGCGAAAGCCCCGCGTTCTGTACAAGCTTTAGCAGCACCAGTACAGGTACCAGCTTCAACTGGTCTTTCCAGGGTGGTACACCTTCCACCGCCACTGGACAGAATCCCGGACCGATCTGCTTTAACTCTGCGGGCACCTATGATGTCACTTTAACAGTAACTGACGCAAACGGCTGTACTGCCAGTGCAACAACGAACGGCATGGTCACTGTGTTCTCAAATCCTGTGGCGAATTTCAGCTGGAGTCCAACCAACGCTACAGTACTCAATTCTCAGGTGTTCTTTACGGACCTTTCGATCAATGCAAACACATGGTTCTGGACACTGAATCCTTTTGATCAGGTTAATGGCACTTCCACAAGTCAGAATCCATCCTATACCTACACAGACAGCGGTTTCTACCAGGTAACGCTGGTTGTTACCAGTCCGGAGGGTTGCCTGGACAGCATTACGCAAGTGGTGGAGATCAAACCCGACTTTACTTTTTACGCACCCAATGCTTTTACGCCCAACAATGATGGCTACAATGATGTTTGGTTGCCGGAAGGCGTTCACTGGGATAACACATCCTATGAACTATATATTTACGACCGTTGGGGAAATCTGATTTTTAACACCACGAATCCTACGCTGGGATGGAACGGGCGGGTAGACAATACCGGTAGTTCAATAGTGCAAGAGGACGTTTACGTTTGGAAGGTAGTACTTAAGGATAATTTCAAACTTCTGCATCAGTACGTTGGTCATGTTAGTGTGATTCGCTGA
- a CDS encoding PspC family transcriptional regulator yields the protein MITAIRDWFEVHAFGVCTWLGGKLGIRTTRIRMYFIYLTFFTVGSPILIYFMLAFLLEHREYFRPLRTRRKTVWDI from the coding sequence ATGATTACAGCGATCAGGGATTGGTTTGAGGTGCATGCCTTCGGGGTATGTACCTGGTTGGGAGGAAAACTGGGGATCCGGACCACCCGGATCAGGATGTATTTTATATATCTCACGTTTTTTACAGTGGGTTCGCCCATCCTTATCTACTTCATGCTTGCCTTTTTATTGGAACACCGGGAGTATTTTCGTCCCCTGCGTACCCGGCGCAAAACAGTTTGGGATATTTAA
- a CDS encoding potassium channel protein: MIIEDFSFLDALYMTIITVATVGFREVHPLGDGGMIFTVILIIISFGTFAYAITSLTTYVMDGEFNRYFQERKMSKAIDALEGHVIICGYGRNGRQAAHVLKKHDKRFVVIESKKELTESLTHRYTDLVICEDATKDETLEKAGIRKASALITTLPMDADNLFIVLSARALNQGLCIISRASDDNSDKKLKTAGANNVIMPDRIGGAHMASLVLKPDVIEFIDVITGQGGDTINLEEITFDNLPEHLRNHSIKDLEVRNRSGANIIGFKTGSGDYVINPSAETKIIPGAKLFVLGTSEQIRKLREILS; this comes from the coding sequence ATGATCATTGAGGATTTCTCCTTCCTGGATGCTCTTTATATGACAATCATTACAGTGGCTACAGTTGGTTTCCGGGAGGTCCATCCGTTGGGCGATGGGGGAATGATTTTCACGGTGATTCTCATCATCATAAGTTTTGGTACATTCGCCTATGCCATTACTTCGCTGACAACGTATGTAATGGATGGAGAGTTCAACAGGTATTTTCAGGAAAGGAAAATGAGTAAAGCCATAGATGCTCTGGAGGGTCATGTGATTATTTGTGGTTACGGCCGTAACGGCCGCCAGGCAGCACATGTATTAAAAAAGCACGACAAGCGATTTGTTGTGATTGAGAGCAAGAAGGAGTTAACGGAATCACTGACCCACCGGTATACTGATCTGGTAATTTGCGAGGATGCCACCAAAGATGAAACGCTGGAGAAAGCCGGAATCCGCAAAGCAAGCGCACTCATTACCACCTTGCCCATGGATGCGGATAATCTGTTCATTGTTTTATCTGCACGGGCGCTGAATCAGGGGTTGTGTATTATCAGCAGGGCGTCGGATGACAATTCTGATAAAAAACTGAAGACGGCTGGCGCGAACAATGTGATCATGCCGGACAGAATAGGCGGCGCACACATGGCCTCCCTTGTGCTTAAACCGGACGTTATTGAGTTTATTGATGTGATCACAGGTCAGGGGGGCGATACCATCAACCTCGAGGAAATTACATTTGATAACCTGCCGGAGCATTTACGCAATCACAGCATTAAGGATCTGGAAGTACGCAACCGCTCAGGTGCGAATATCATTGGCTTCAAGACGGGCTCAGGCGACTATGTCATTAATCCCTCAGCCGAAACAAAGATTATCCCCGGTGCTAAATTGTTTGTCCTCGGAACTTCGGAGCAGATCAGGAAGCTGAGAGAAATTCTTTCCTGA
- a CDS encoding NAD(P)-dependent oxidoreductase — protein sequence MLHGKRVLITGSNGLLGQKLVYRLLDEGHKNIHACARGENRLLRTGGYEFHSLDIGNAKEVMNAFSSVLPDVVINTAAMTNVDACETEKEACDYANVTGVENQLMALSALRGSHPGYEPHYIHLSTDFVFDGAAGPYSEEDSPNPLSYYALSKWKAEQLISTSGVRWAIARTIIIYGVTDNMSRSNVVLWAKQSLSAGQTIRVVDDQFRSPTLAEDLAEGCLLIAEKGATGIYHLSGPDTMSILELVQKVADFWKLDRRLIQPVQTALLNQPAIRPPRTGFILDKARKELGYSPRTFEEGLQVVDQQLSI from the coding sequence ATGCTGCATGGCAAGAGGGTGCTGATTACCGGATCAAACGGGCTGCTGGGTCAAAAGCTGGTCTATCGTTTGCTTGACGAAGGGCATAAGAACATTCATGCATGTGCACGTGGTGAAAACAGGTTACTGAGAACCGGGGGGTACGAGTTTCATTCCCTGGATATCGGAAATGCTAAAGAAGTGATGAATGCCTTTAGCAGTGTTTTGCCGGATGTAGTCATCAATACGGCCGCAATGACGAATGTGGATGCCTGCGAAACAGAGAAGGAGGCCTGCGACTACGCTAATGTTACTGGTGTGGAGAACCAGCTGATGGCCCTTTCGGCTCTGCGCGGATCGCATCCGGGGTATGAGCCGCACTATATTCATCTTTCCACTGATTTTGTTTTCGATGGTGCAGCCGGACCTTACAGCGAGGAGGATTCACCGAACCCCTTGTCCTATTACGCTCTTTCTAAATGGAAGGCGGAACAGCTGATCAGTACCAGCGGCGTCAGATGGGCCATTGCCCGAACCATTATCATTTACGGTGTAACGGATAATATGAGCCGCAGTAATGTGGTGCTATGGGCGAAACAATCGCTCTCCGCAGGACAAACCATCCGTGTAGTTGATGATCAGTTTCGGTCACCAACATTGGCGGAGGATCTGGCGGAGGGATGTTTGCTTATCGCAGAAAAGGGCGCCACTGGCATCTATCACCTATCAGGTCCGGATACCATGAGTATTCTGGAACTGGTACAAAAGGTAGCCGATTTCTGGAAGCTGGACCGCCGCCTTATTCAGCCTGTTCAGACTGCATTACTAAATCAGCCTGCGATACGTCCGCCACGAACCGGTTTTATTCTTGATAAAGCGCGGAAAGAACTCGGGTACTCGCCCCGGACATTCGAGGAGGGTCTGCAGGTGGTGGATCAACAGCTTTCCATTTAA